One window from the genome of Acanthochromis polyacanthus isolate Apoly-LR-REF ecotype Palm Island chromosome 21, KAUST_Apoly_ChrSc, whole genome shotgun sequence encodes:
- the ier2a gene encoding immediate early response gene 2 protein has translation MEVSAEAKRIMVVALGKLYSSRTQRGGLRLHRSLLLTLVMKSARDIYHAAQAAAEPGCEQQQHPAAEMMTTEPAGAPDLQASPPSRTLPEEKVACASTETRKSAENKENRCPAAQHTRKRRGKAAAEPDFLPRKKAKLEPGSCPQQPLVVNSVLVDYVKCGSELGNAMPLHRAIAAC, from the coding sequence ATGGAGGTCAGCGCCGAGGCCAAGAGGATCATGGTGGTGGCTCTGGGGAAACTGTACAGCTCCCGCACCCAGAGAGGAGGTCTCCGCCTGCACCGGAGCCTCCTGCTCACCCTGGTCATGAAATCCGCCCGGGACATCTACCACGCGGCCCAGGCGGCGGCTGAACCGGGCTGTGAGCAACAACAACACCCCGCGGCGGAGATGATGACCACAGAGCCGGCTGGAGCTCCGGATCTCCAGGCTTCACCTCCCAGCAGGACTTTACCTGAGGAGAAGGTCGCCTGCGCCTCCACGGAGACGCGTAAAAGCGCAGAGAACAAGGAGAACCGGTGCCCGGCGGCGCAGCACACGAGGAAGCGGCGGGGCAAGGCGGCCGCCGAGCCGGACTTTCTGCCACGGAAGAAGGCAAAACTGGAGCCGGGAAGCTGCCCCCAGCAGCCCCTGGTGGTGAACTCCGTCCTGGTGGACTATGTGAAGTGTGGCAGTGAACTGGGAAACGCCATGCCCCTCCACAGAGCCATCGCAGCGTGTTGA